Proteins from a single region of Pseudomonas sp. 10S4:
- a CDS encoding NAD(P)H-dependent oxidoreductase, which produces MKKVLLLNGGKKFAHSDGRYNATLHGTALSVLDRGGVDVKSTFIDEGYDLAEEVAKFVWADVIIYQMPGWWMGAPWTVKKYIDEVFTEGHGSLYASDGRTRSDASQKYGSGGLLQGKQYMLSLTWNAPQQAFDDPTDFFEAKGVDAVYFPFHKANTFLGMTGLPTFLCVDVMKRPDIERDMARYEQHLIEVFGLKA; this is translated from the coding sequence ATGAAAAAAGTCCTCTTGCTCAACGGCGGCAAAAAGTTCGCCCACTCCGATGGCCGCTACAACGCCACCCTGCACGGCACCGCGCTCAGCGTGCTGGATCGCGGCGGCGTAGATGTGAAGAGCACCTTCATCGACGAGGGCTACGACCTCGCGGAAGAAGTCGCCAAGTTTGTCTGGGCCGATGTGATCATTTACCAGATGCCGGGCTGGTGGATGGGCGCGCCGTGGACCGTGAAAAAGTACATCGACGAAGTCTTCACCGAAGGCCACGGCAGCCTTTACGCTAGTGACGGCCGCACCCGTTCCGATGCGTCGCAAAAGTACGGCAGCGGTGGTTTGTTGCAGGGCAAGCAATACATGTTGTCCCTGACCTGGAATGCACCGCAGCAAGCGTTTGACGACCCGACTGACTTCTTTGAAGCCAAAGGCGTAGACGCGGTGTACTTCCCGTTCCACAAGGCCAACACCTTCCTCGGCATGACCGGTTTGCCGACGTTTCTGTGCGTGGACGTGATGAAACGCCCGGACATCGAACGCGACATGGCGCGGTATGAGCAGCATTTGATTGAGGTGTTTGGTCTCAAGGCCTGA
- a CDS encoding putative quinol monooxygenase, with protein MSDVQGFILHAKTRPEKAEAFETLFRAYVEPSRAEPGCIEYHMLRDKQDPTLFIFYEIWQSQAHLDVHSNLPHMQQFRDQRMDYLEQDFDIRPIDMLSSSSASR; from the coding sequence ATGAGTGACGTACAAGGCTTCATCCTGCACGCCAAAACCCGCCCGGAAAAAGCCGAGGCCTTCGAAACGCTGTTTCGCGCCTACGTCGAGCCGAGCCGCGCCGAACCCGGTTGCATCGAGTACCACATGCTGCGCGACAAGCAGGACCCGACACTGTTTATCTTCTACGAGATCTGGCAGTCCCAGGCCCACCTGGACGTGCACTCGAACCTGCCGCACATGCAGCAGTTCCGCGATCAGCGCATGGACTATCTGGAGCAGGATTTCGACATCCGCCCGATCGACATGCTCAGTTCGTCATCGGCTAGCCGCTGA
- a CDS encoding MFS transporter yields MYLIFFGFFAAEGIIYPFWPTWLDSLGFSASQIGLLIAAAYWPQVFTGVFITYAADWRVDQLRLAAFLGFSAAFCTLLFYFMPAHLWIFVCLSILFGGLWMVVLPLSESYLLKRDKQALQNYGWVRAVGSSAFILTSTLGGLLFAQYSQSWVPIVIAASMLLTALACLRLKRRVSREHLQSVSRAIKRPDWKALFAHKSLLIAIAAASFIQLSHTLYFSTASIGWGVKGYSSAYIGAFWSVAVMAEITYFALSNKVLAVCSPLAIVMFSSVCAALRWALFSNSDAVSVILLGQCLHALSFAAYHSAIMRFIRDHAPQDIQVFTQGVYYSLAVALPMGLATPFAGYLYETQPQWSYYVMALFALIGTLLAFIAHQRMRSSTHDTTNVYSRLL; encoded by the coding sequence ATGTATTTGATCTTTTTCGGGTTCTTTGCCGCAGAGGGGATCATCTATCCGTTCTGGCCGACCTGGCTGGATTCGCTGGGCTTCAGCGCCAGTCAGATAGGCCTGCTGATCGCGGCGGCTTATTGGCCTCAGGTGTTTACCGGGGTGTTTATTACGTACGCGGCCGATTGGCGCGTGGACCAACTGCGTCTCGCGGCTTTTCTCGGTTTCTCGGCGGCGTTCTGCACGTTGCTGTTTTATTTCATGCCGGCGCACCTGTGGATATTTGTGTGCCTGAGTATTCTGTTTGGCGGGCTGTGGATGGTGGTGCTGCCCTTGTCCGAGTCCTATCTGCTCAAGCGTGACAAACAAGCACTGCAGAACTATGGCTGGGTCCGGGCGGTGGGCTCTTCGGCGTTTATCCTGACCTCGACCCTCGGTGGCTTGTTGTTCGCGCAGTACAGTCAGTCCTGGGTGCCGATCGTGATAGCAGCCAGCATGTTGTTGACTGCTTTGGCGTGTCTGCGTTTGAAAAGGCGAGTCTCCAGGGAGCATTTGCAGTCGGTTAGCCGCGCGATTAAACGACCTGACTGGAAAGCGCTGTTTGCGCACAAAAGCCTGTTGATCGCGATTGCCGCCGCCAGTTTTATTCAACTGAGCCACACCTTGTACTTTTCCACGGCGTCTATCGGTTGGGGCGTGAAGGGTTACTCTTCGGCTTATATCGGTGCGTTCTGGTCGGTGGCAGTGATGGCGGAGATCACCTATTTCGCGCTCTCCAATAAGGTCCTGGCTGTGTGTTCGCCCTTGGCCATCGTGATGTTTTCCAGTGTCTGTGCCGCGCTGCGCTGGGCGCTGTTTTCCAACAGTGACGCGGTGTCGGTGATTCTGCTGGGGCAGTGCCTGCATGCCTTGAGTTTTGCCGCGTATCACTCGGCGATCATGCGGTTTATTCGCGATCACGCGCCGCAGGATATTCAGGTCTTTACCCAGGGCGTTTATTACTCGCTGGCCGTTGCGTTACCCATGGGGCTGGCCACGCCTTTTGCCGGGTATTTGTACGAAACACAGCCGCAGTGGTCCTACTACGTGATGGCGCTGTTTGCCTTGATCGGAACATTGTTGGCGTTTATTGCTCACCAGAGGATGCGAAGTTCAACTCATGACACAACGAACGTTTACAGCCGTCTGCTTTGA
- a CDS encoding HAD family phosphatase: protein MDGVLIQSREVIEFAWTTVARHHGIAVDRAFITEHIHGRPGGHTMQALFGQFDEQQRLAIKKEVDAIEQVSACSLVPGVATFIARLKDCAVPLALVTSSWRERVEYVLQQHGLASTFDSIICRDDVRNGKPAPDAYRLAAAQLDRQSDECLVFEDSVSGVRAAISSGALCIGIGDDQSLTTHGAAQLCADFFALPVSLTESGTHTYADGGLFIRRHAAQRIARS from the coding sequence ATGGACGGTGTGCTGATCCAGTCTCGCGAAGTCATTGAGTTCGCCTGGACCACCGTCGCGCGACACCACGGTATTGCCGTCGACCGGGCGTTTATCACCGAGCACATTCACGGTCGTCCGGGCGGCCACACGATGCAGGCTCTGTTCGGTCAGTTTGACGAACAACAGCGTCTGGCAATCAAGAAGGAAGTCGATGCCATCGAGCAGGTCTCGGCCTGTTCGCTGGTGCCGGGCGTCGCCACATTTATTGCCCGACTGAAGGATTGCGCCGTGCCGCTGGCCTTGGTGACCAGCAGTTGGCGTGAGCGTGTCGAGTACGTCTTGCAGCAACACGGCCTGGCCTCGACCTTCGATAGCATCATCTGCCGCGACGACGTGCGCAATGGCAAACCGGCGCCCGACGCCTATCGGTTGGCGGCCGCGCAACTGGATCGTCAGAGCGATGAATGCCTGGTGTTCGAAGACTCGGTCAGCGGCGTGCGGGCGGCGATCAGCAGCGGCGCGCTGTGTATCGGCATTGGCGATGATCAATCGTTGACCACTCACGGTGCTGCGCAGTTATGTGCCGATTTCTTTGCGCTACCGGTCTCGCTGACCGAGTCAGGTACACACACTTATGCTGACGGCGGTCTGTTCATCCGTCGGCACGCGGCGCAAAGGATTGCTCGTTCATGA
- a CDS encoding amino acid permease: protein MTDKTGFETISKREQGLRRQLTSGQMSMIAIGGAIGTGLFMGSAYAIGYAGPSVLLSYAIGAVITLLLMGCLAEMTVAHSTSGSFGAYAEFYVSPLAGFLVRYAYWAAIVLAVGTEVTAVAMYMKYWFANVPEWIWIVSFSSILIVLNAISVKTFGTFEYWFSTIKIGAIVGFIILAVYVVFGSGNPAYGVHNYTAHGGFFPNGLQGMWIAVIVSIFSYLSVEMIAVAAGEAQDPEQAVKKAFRATIVRLVVFYLLILALMLAIVPWVQAGHAQSPFVTVMQTIGIPGATGVMNFVILIAALSAMNSQLYITTRMMFSLSRGGYAPKSMGVLSKSGIPLNALLLSSSGIALATLLNILYPESSFTLMMAISMFGAIFTWFMIFLTHYCFRRYHERNGERKLSFRMRLFPYTTLLGLVLMGAVMITTYFTEAFKMTLVFGVPFLLILSLVYGLFFRKAKVASPSEQGLEQGSGITGQAGE, encoded by the coding sequence ATGACCGACAAAACCGGTTTTGAAACCATATCCAAACGTGAGCAGGGACTGCGGCGCCAACTGACTTCGGGCCAGATGAGCATGATCGCCATCGGTGGTGCGATTGGCACCGGGCTGTTTATGGGCAGTGCCTACGCCATTGGTTATGCCGGGCCGAGCGTGCTGCTCAGCTACGCCATTGGTGCCGTCATCACCTTGCTGTTGATGGGCTGCCTGGCTGAAATGACCGTGGCCCATTCGACCTCGGGTTCGTTCGGCGCCTATGCCGAATTCTATGTCAGCCCGTTGGCCGGGTTTCTGGTGCGCTATGCCTATTGGGCCGCGATTGTGCTGGCGGTCGGCACGGAAGTGACGGCGGTGGCGATGTACATGAAGTACTGGTTTGCCAACGTGCCGGAATGGATCTGGATCGTCTCGTTCTCCAGCATCCTGATCGTACTCAACGCGATCAGCGTGAAGACGTTCGGCACCTTCGAGTATTGGTTCTCGACCATCAAGATCGGCGCGATTGTCGGCTTTATCATTCTCGCGGTGTATGTGGTGTTCGGGTCTGGCAACCCGGCGTACGGCGTCCACAACTACACCGCCCATGGCGGCTTCTTCCCAAATGGTCTGCAAGGCATGTGGATCGCGGTGATCGTCTCGATCTTCAGCTACCTGAGCGTGGAAATGATCGCGGTGGCGGCGGGTGAAGCGCAGGATCCGGAGCAGGCGGTGAAGAAGGCTTTTCGCGCGACCATCGTGCGACTGGTGGTGTTTTACCTGCTGATCCTGGCGCTGATGTTGGCCATCGTACCGTGGGTTCAGGCCGGTCACGCTCAAAGCCCGTTCGTGACGGTGATGCAAACCATTGGTATTCCCGGCGCTACCGGCGTGATGAATTTCGTGATTCTGATCGCGGCATTGTCGGCGATGAACAGCCAGCTCTACATCACCACGCGCATGATGTTCAGCCTTTCGCGTGGCGGCTATGCGCCAAAATCGATGGGTGTGTTGAGCAAGAGCGGGATCCCGTTGAATGCCTTGTTGCTGTCGAGTTCGGGCATCGCCCTGGCCACCTTGCTCAACATCCTGTACCCGGAAAGCTCCTTCACCTTGATGATGGCGATCTCGATGTTCGGCGCCATTTTTACCTGGTTCATGATCTTCCTGACCCACTACTGCTTCCGTCGCTATCACGAGCGCAACGGTGAGCGAAAACTGTCGTTTCGCATGCGCCTGTTTCCCTACACCACCTTGTTAGGGCTGGTGCTGATGGGGGCGGTGATGATCACCACTTACTTCACCGAAGCCTTCAAGATGACGCTGGTTTTTGGCGTGCCGTTCCTGCTGATCCTCTCGCTGGTTTATGGCCTGTTTTTTAGAAAAGCCAAAGTTGCCTCACCCAGCGAGCAAGGCCTCGAGCAAGGCTCTGGCATAACCGGGCAGGCTGGTGAATGA
- a CDS encoding sulfite exporter TauE/SafE family protein, whose translation MNTLATFYQNLGLALSILVIATFLLAGMIKGVIGLGLPTIAMGLLGLAMAPSQAAALLIIPATLTNVWQLVFGGHLQGLIKRLWPMLLAIFIGTGAGTVWIGMAGGHWVVRGLGAALLIYALSGLFLPTMRVGSRTERWLGPLCGVLTGVIASATGVFVIPAVPYLQALGLNKDELVQALGLSFTVSTLALAVGLFWRGALGGGELSASLLALIPAVLGMLLGQWLRQRISAVLFKRVFFIGLGVLGGHLLVSG comes from the coding sequence ATGAACACACTCGCCACGTTCTACCAAAACCTCGGTCTGGCCCTGTCTATATTGGTCATCGCCACCTTCCTGCTGGCCGGGATGATCAAAGGTGTGATCGGCCTCGGCCTGCCGACTATCGCCATGGGCCTGCTCGGTCTGGCTATGGCGCCGTCGCAGGCTGCGGCGTTGTTGATCATCCCCGCGACCCTGACCAACGTCTGGCAACTGGTATTCGGCGGGCACCTGCAAGGGCTGATCAAACGCTTGTGGCCGATGCTGCTGGCGATCTTCATCGGCACCGGCGCTGGCACAGTATGGATCGGCATGGCCGGTGGTCATTGGGTGGTACGGGGATTGGGCGCGGCGTTGTTGATCTACGCCTTGAGCGGTCTGTTTCTACCGACGATGCGCGTCGGCAGTCGCACCGAGCGTTGGCTCGGACCACTCTGCGGCGTACTGACCGGTGTCATTGCCTCGGCCACCGGCGTTTTCGTGATTCCGGCAGTGCCCTATCTGCAAGCACTGGGTCTGAACAAAGACGAACTGGTGCAGGCGCTAGGCCTGTCGTTCACCGTCTCGACCCTGGCACTCGCCGTCGGCCTGTTCTGGCGCGGCGCCCTCGGCGGTGGTGAGTTGAGCGCCTCGTTGCTGGCGTTGATCCCTGCGGTGCTCGGCATGTTGCTCGGGCAATGGTTGCGTCAGCGGATTAGCGCCGTGTTGTTCAAGCGAGTGTTCTTTATCGGCCTCGGTGTGCTCGGCGGCCACTTGCTGGTCAGCGGCTAG
- a CDS encoding carbamoyltransferase, with translation MIILGITNNDLSGACLVRDGQILSAVSEERFTRIKDHKIWPAKSIEFVLSQAGLSLEDVNYVAYGWNAGFSADKHLELYFDRIVEEVRNNPQGLAQFRQRVTDEVKNDKEKRAEFDQYIAANGLAGKAYYIDHHECHALGAYVCSPFDEALTLTCDGRGDFQSLTVTWYSPTETTVLQRETSVDSLGYFYGRITHLLGYKPNRHEGKVTGLAAFGDPQKLLGVMQQMIRFEDGRIKACCGDLFLPSYNHFSEPLETLFSRETPEDIAAAVQRHTEDLLVATVTHHLALRGSTNLCLAGGVFGNVKLNQRLREIPGVKNVYVLPCMGDGGLALAAAVGAAYLENGTRFKNPAMTLGPQSRSVSQNINLIHRDYPELGYHTPSNIIEVLTEALLENQVLGMFKGKMEFGPRSLCNRSIVYHAQDADVNDWLNKRMHRTEFMPFGPVTAIEQAAACYVGWEEDHVAADTMTMTYDCHPQFSEASPAVVHIDGTARPQIIRPQGDAFMHRLLNAWYDKTGQAALINTSFNRHEEPIVCSSQDALDALKEGMVDLVVMSESLIVWRKGKNSFTQQRFE, from the coding sequence ATGATCATTTTAGGCATTACTAACAATGATTTGTCGGGTGCCTGCCTGGTACGTGATGGTCAGATTCTTTCGGCGGTCAGTGAAGAGCGCTTTACCCGAATTAAAGATCATAAGATCTGGCCTGCTAAGTCCATTGAGTTTGTATTAAGTCAGGCTGGCTTGTCGCTGGAAGATGTCAATTATGTTGCGTATGGCTGGAACGCCGGTTTCAGTGCCGATAAGCACCTTGAGTTGTATTTCGATCGAATCGTTGAAGAGGTCAGGAATAATCCTCAGGGCCTCGCACAATTTCGCCAGCGTGTGACTGACGAAGTAAAGAATGATAAAGAGAAAAGAGCCGAGTTTGACCAATACATTGCAGCCAATGGTTTGGCCGGCAAGGCTTATTACATTGATCACCATGAGTGTCATGCCCTCGGTGCTTATGTCTGTTCACCGTTCGACGAGGCGTTGACCCTGACCTGCGACGGGCGCGGCGATTTCCAGTCCTTGACCGTGACCTGGTACAGCCCGACCGAAACCACTGTGCTGCAACGCGAAACCAGCGTCGACAGCCTCGGTTATTTCTACGGCCGGATTACTCACTTACTCGGTTACAAGCCCAATCGGCATGAAGGCAAGGTCACGGGCCTGGCTGCGTTCGGCGATCCGCAAAAGCTGCTGGGGGTCATGCAGCAGATGATTCGTTTTGAAGACGGGCGCATCAAGGCTTGCTGCGGTGACTTGTTCCTGCCGTCCTACAACCACTTCAGCGAACCGCTGGAAACCCTGTTCTCCCGGGAAACCCCCGAGGATATCGCCGCTGCCGTGCAACGCCATACCGAAGACCTGCTGGTGGCGACGGTCACGCATCACCTGGCCCTACGGGGAAGCACCAATCTGTGCCTGGCCGGCGGGGTGTTCGGCAACGTGAAACTCAATCAGCGCCTGCGCGAGATTCCGGGGGTGAAAAACGTCTACGTGTTGCCGTGCATGGGCGATGGCGGCCTGGCGCTGGCGGCGGCGGTTGGGGCGGCTTACCTTGAGAACGGCACTCGCTTCAAGAACCCGGCGATGACCCTCGGGCCGCAGTCGCGCAGCGTTTCGCAGAACATCAACCTGATCCATCGCGACTACCCCGAACTCGGTTACCACACGCCGTCGAACATCATCGAGGTCCTGACCGAGGCGCTGCTGGAAAATCAGGTGCTGGGCATGTTCAAGGGCAAGATGGAATTCGGGCCGCGTTCGCTGTGTAACCGCAGCATCGTCTATCACGCCCAGGATGCCGACGTGAACGATTGGCTGAACAAGCGCATGCACCGCACCGAGTTCATGCCGTTTGGCCCGGTCACGGCCATTGAACAAGCTGCAGCCTGTTACGTCGGTTGGGAAGAAGACCATGTGGCGGCAGACACCATGACCATGACCTACGATTGTCATCCGCAGTTCAGCGAGGCCAGCCCGGCGGTGGTGCACATCGATGGCACCGCCCGGCCGCAGATCATTCGGCCACAAGGGGATGCCTTCATGCATCGCCTGCTCAATGCCTGGTACGACAAAACCGGCCAGGCAGCCTTGATCAACACTTCGTTCAACCGGCATGAAGAGCCAATCGTGTGTTCTTCTCAGGATGCACTGGATGCGCTGAAAGAAGGCATGGTCGATCTGGTGGTGATGAGTGAATCGCTGATCGTCTGGCGCAAAGGCAAAAACAGCTTCACCCAACAACGCTTCGAGTAA
- a CDS encoding NAD-dependent epimerase/dehydratase family protein, producing the protein MNVFVTGAAGFIGGSIATGLVQAGHKVTGQVRSAEQAQELTALGITAVIGTLDDSGLLAEQARAADAVINAASSDHRAAVEALLDALRGSNKVFLHTSGSSIVGDASGGKSSDVIYYEDNLPEPTVDKAARVAIDNLILAAAKDGVNSAVICNTLIYGHSLGVKRDSVQLPRLLKQARKSGVVRHVGTGQNIWSNVHIEDVVALYLLALTKNVPGTFYFVESGESSFVDMTTAMAQALKLGKPQDWPLKDAEAEWGYEMANYGLGSNSRVRGKHARELLGWAPKRTSVTEWILHEMV; encoded by the coding sequence ATGAACGTATTCGTTACCGGCGCCGCCGGTTTTATCGGCGGCTCCATCGCCACCGGTCTGGTCCAGGCCGGCCATAAAGTTACCGGCCAGGTGCGTAGCGCCGAGCAAGCCCAAGAACTGACCGCGCTGGGCATCACTGCGGTGATCGGCACGCTGGATGACAGCGGCCTGCTGGCCGAACAGGCCCGCGCCGCCGACGCCGTGATCAACGCGGCCAGCAGCGACCATCGCGCGGCCGTGGAAGCCTTGCTCGATGCGCTGCGCGGTTCGAACAAAGTGTTCCTGCACACCAGCGGTTCGAGCATCGTCGGCGATGCGTCGGGCGGTAAGTCCAGCGACGTTATCTACTACGAAGACAACCTGCCGGAGCCGACTGTCGACAAAGCCGCACGCGTGGCCATCGACAACCTGATTCTCGCCGCCGCAAAGGACGGAGTGAACTCCGCCGTCATCTGTAACACGCTGATCTACGGCCACAGCCTGGGCGTCAAGCGCGACAGCGTGCAGTTGCCGCGCCTGCTCAAACAGGCACGCAAAAGTGGTGTGGTCCGCCACGTCGGCACGGGCCAGAACATCTGGTCCAACGTGCACATCGAAGACGTGGTTGCCCTGTACCTGCTGGCGCTGACCAAAAACGTACCGGGCACGTTCTATTTCGTTGAAAGCGGCGAATCCTCGTTCGTCGACATGACCACCGCCATGGCGCAAGCCTTGAAGCTCGGCAAGCCACAAGACTGGCCGCTCAAAGACGCCGAAGCCGAATGGGGTTATGAAATGGCCAACTATGGCCTGGGTTCGAACAGCCGGGTTCGCGGCAAGCATGCGCGGGAACTGCTGGGCTGGGCGCCGAAGCGGACTTCGGTGACCGAGTGGATCCTGCACGAAATGGTGTGA
- a CDS encoding OprD family porin — protein sequence MKLSLWPALPLAISSCLGQLAYAASDNGFLEDSSLTLTNRNFYFYRNNLNNPGGQNYRDEWAHGISLDYRSGYTQGIVGFGIDAYAQLGIKLDSGKGRTGTGLLPVGADGRAEDDYSEAGGALKARISQTELKYGNLTPLNPVFGTGNARLFTQQANGFQLTSRELKGLLLDAGHFTSGNDSASTNSDGALKALYAGVETRSVDYLGGSYALNDQLSVSLYGSQFTDIWRQYYANANYTYPVSENQSLNLDFNIYRTNDTGQSLAGKIDNTTWSMAAAYKVGAHRLTLAYQRVDGDEPFDYLGFDQQPGASIFLANSIQIVDFNAPNERSWQLRYDLDMAPFGVPGLSFMSRYVNGDHIDDSHYDGGVNGAYGRYGSDGKRWERDIEARYVVQSGTAKDLSVRVRQATLRSTRQVAQADTTDNDEIRVIIEYPLSIF from the coding sequence ATGAAACTGTCCCTCTGGCCCGCCTTGCCGCTCGCCATCAGCAGTTGCCTCGGTCAATTGGCCTACGCCGCCTCCGACAATGGATTCCTCGAAGACAGCAGCCTCACGCTGACCAACCGTAACTTCTATTTCTACCGCAACAACCTCAACAACCCTGGCGGTCAAAACTATCGGGACGAATGGGCGCACGGGATCTCGCTCGATTACCGTTCCGGTTATACCCAAGGCATCGTCGGTTTCGGGATCGACGCCTACGCGCAGTTGGGGATCAAACTCGACAGTGGCAAGGGTCGTACCGGCACCGGGTTGCTGCCGGTTGGTGCCGATGGTCGTGCCGAAGATGATTACTCCGAAGCGGGTGGCGCGCTGAAGGCGCGGATCTCGCAGACCGAACTCAAGTACGGCAACCTGACACCGCTCAACCCGGTGTTTGGTACCGGTAATGCGCGACTGTTCACCCAGCAGGCCAACGGCTTCCAACTGACCAGCCGCGAATTGAAAGGACTGCTGCTCGACGCCGGGCACTTCACCTCTGGCAATGACAGTGCGTCGACCAATAGCGACGGCGCCCTGAAAGCGCTATATGCCGGCGTGGAAACACGTAGCGTCGACTACCTGGGCGGCAGCTACGCGTTGAACGATCAGTTGAGCGTCAGTCTCTACGGTTCACAGTTCACCGATATCTGGCGGCAGTACTACGCCAATGCCAACTACACCTACCCGGTGAGTGAAAACCAGTCGTTGAACCTGGACTTCAACATTTACCGCACCAACGACACTGGCCAGAGCCTGGCGGGCAAGATCGACAACACCACCTGGTCGATGGCCGCCGCCTACAAGGTCGGCGCTCACCGGTTGACCCTGGCTTACCAACGCGTCGACGGTGATGAACCGTTCGATTATCTGGGGTTCGACCAGCAGCCGGGCGCTTCGATTTTTCTCGCCAACTCAATACAGATCGTCGACTTCAACGCCCCCAACGAACGTTCCTGGCAACTGCGTTATGACCTGGACATGGCGCCTTTCGGCGTGCCGGGCCTGAGCTTCATGTCGCGTTACGTTAATGGCGATCATATCGACGACAGCCACTATGACGGCGGCGTCAACGGCGCGTACGGACGTTACGGCAGTGACGGCAAGCGCTGGGAACGTGACATCGAAGCCCGCTATGTCGTGCAATCGGGCACGGCCAAAGACCTGTCGGTGCGCGTGCGTCAGGCCACGTTGCGATCCACCCGTCAGGTCGCCCAGGCAGACACCACTGACAACGATGAAATCCGGGTCATCATCGAGTATCCACTGAGTATTTTCTGA
- a CDS encoding LysR family transcriptional regulator, with product MHFDLTDLRLYLNILDTGNITAGAGLSHLSLAAASARIRAMEASLGIEFLQRNRRGVTPTPAGKALAQHARVLLQQAERMQQDLADYAKGVKGQVRLLCNTTAITEYLPELLADFLREHPNLDIDLQELPSARITHALRQGAADLGIVTDAVDTHTLETLPFRDDPLVLIMPRDHPLADVQTPSLSDTLFHDYVGLPANSALAVYLEEQALHAGIRMQIRIRAEGFDGVIRMVARGAGLAIVPLAAIQRRGVDQSFKCVALNDDWAQRKLLLCARSFTSLPGYARALLEALLAG from the coding sequence ATGCACTTCGACCTGACCGACCTGCGTCTCTATCTGAACATCCTCGACACCGGCAACATCACCGCCGGCGCCGGGCTTAGTCATCTGTCCCTGGCCGCCGCCAGCGCGCGCATCCGGGCCATGGAAGCCTCGCTGGGCATCGAGTTTCTACAACGCAATCGCCGCGGCGTCACGCCAACGCCGGCCGGCAAAGCCCTGGCACAACACGCCAGGGTTCTGCTGCAACAGGCTGAACGCATGCAACAGGACCTCGCCGACTATGCCAAAGGGGTCAAAGGCCAGGTGCGGTTGTTGTGCAACACCACCGCGATCACCGAATACCTGCCGGAGTTGCTCGCAGACTTCCTGCGCGAGCACCCTAACCTCGACATCGACCTGCAAGAACTGCCCAGCGCCCGCATCACTCACGCCCTGCGCCAAGGCGCGGCGGACCTCGGTATCGTCACCGATGCGGTAGACACCCATACCCTCGAAACGCTGCCCTTTCGTGATGATCCACTGGTGCTGATCATGCCCCGCGACCATCCCTTGGCCGACGTCCAGACACCCAGTTTGAGCGACACCTTGTTTCACGATTACGTCGGGCTACCCGCCAACAGCGCATTGGCGGTGTACCTCGAAGAACAGGCGTTACACGCCGGTATCCGCATGCAAATCCGCATCCGTGCGGAAGGTTTCGACGGGGTGATTCGCATGGTCGCTCGCGGCGCAGGGCTGGCGATTGTGCCGCTGGCCGCGATCCAGCGCCGGGGTGTCGATCAATCGTTCAAATGCGTTGCCCTGAACGACGACTGGGCACAGCGAAAACTGCTGCTGTGCGCCCGCTCATTCACCAGCCTGCCCGGTTATGCCAGAGCCTTGCTCGAGGCCTTGCTCGCTGGGTGA
- a CDS encoding LysR family transcriptional regulator, protein MKARSDELQIFVCVIECGSISAAAEQVGQTPSAVSRTLSRLEAKLDTTLINRTTRRMDLTEEGKYFFEHAKLILDQMDELEERLNSRQQTPSGRLRINAASPFMLHAIVPYIDEFRRLYPDIQLELNSNDLIIDLLEQSTDIAIRIGTLADSTLHARSLGCSPLHIVASPAYLEQHGTPAAVADLNGHALLGFTQNEGLNQWPLRHVHGDRWPINAAINASSGETVRQLALEGQGIACLSHFMTIEDIRAGRLKVVLADFNSGYRQPINAVYYRNSQLALRIQCFLDFIQGKLAVYANADFKG, encoded by the coding sequence GTGAAAGCCAGATCCGATGAATTGCAGATTTTCGTCTGCGTGATTGAATGCGGGTCGATTTCGGCTGCGGCGGAGCAGGTCGGGCAAACGCCGTCGGCGGTCAGTCGCACGCTGTCGCGGCTCGAAGCCAAGCTCGACACCACGCTGATCAACCGCACCACCCGGCGCATGGACCTGACCGAGGAGGGCAAGTATTTCTTCGAACACGCCAAGCTGATCCTCGATCAGATGGACGAGCTCGAAGAACGCCTCAATTCCCGCCAGCAAACCCCGTCCGGGCGCCTGCGCATCAACGCCGCATCACCCTTCATGCTGCACGCCATCGTGCCGTACATCGATGAGTTCCGCCGGCTCTACCCGGACATCCAGCTCGAACTCAACAGCAACGACCTGATCATTGACCTGCTGGAACAAAGCACCGACATCGCCATCCGCATCGGCACCTTGGCCGACTCGACCTTGCACGCCCGATCACTGGGTTGCAGCCCGCTGCACATCGTGGCCAGCCCGGCGTATCTTGAGCAACACGGCACACCCGCCGCCGTTGCCGACCTCAACGGCCACGCGCTGCTCGGTTTTACCCAGAACGAAGGCCTCAACCAATGGCCGCTGCGCCATGTGCACGGTGATCGCTGGCCGATCAACGCGGCGATCAACGCCTCCAGTGGCGAGACCGTGCGGCAACTGGCGCTGGAAGGCCAGGGCATTGCCTGCCTGTCGCATTTCATGACCATTGAAGACATTCGCGCCGGGCGCCTGAAGGTGGTGCTGGCGGATTTCAACAGCGGCTATCGCCAGCCGATCAACGCGGTGTACTACCGCAACTCGCAACTTGCCCTACGCATTCAGTGCTTCCTGGACTTCATCCAGGGCAAGTTGGCGGTTTACGCGAATGCGGATTTCAAAGGCTGA